Within the Microbacterium terricola genome, the region CCCGCTGTTCGACGACCGCGCAGGCATCGCCACCGCGCAGGTCAACCAGGAGCTCATGCGCATCCGGTCGGTCAAGGGCCCGAACTTCGAGAACAACCGTCGCGCGCAGGAGTACCGCTCGAAGGGCGGTGACGCCCGCCGACGCCCCCACAAGGGTGGGACACGGCCGGTGCGCTCGGCGAACGTGCAGCGCATCGAACGGCTCGACCGCCCTGACGTCGTCCAGCTGCTCGACCGCGCCACGCTGCTGCCCGCCATCTTCTTCATCTTCAGCCGCGTCGGATGCGATGCCGCCGTGCAGCAGGTCCGGCGCTCCGGTCTGCGGCTCACGACCCCCGAGGAGCGGGCCGAGATCCGCGCGGTCGTCGACGAGCGGGTGCGCACGATGCTCGACGAGGACCTCGCCGTGCTCGGCTACTTCGAGTGGCTGGACAACCTCGAGCGCGGGATCGCCGCGCATCACGCCGGACTCCTGCCCGCGTTCAAGGAGGTCGTCGAGGAGCTGTTCCGGCGCAAGCTGGTCAAGGTGGTGTTCGCGACCGAGACGCTCGCCCTCGGCATCAACATGCCCGCGCGCACCGTCGTGCTCGAGAAGCTGGAGAAGTTCAACGGCGAGGCGCGCGTCGCGATCACGTCGGGGGAGTACACCCAGATCACCGGACGCGCCGGACGCCGCGGCATCGACGTCGAAGGCCACGCCGTCATCCAGTGGACCGAGGGGCTCGACCCGCAGCAGGTCGCCGCGCTCGCGTCGCGCCGCACCTATCCGCTCAACTCCAGCTTCCGCCCGACCTACAACATGGCGGTCAACCTCATCGACCAGTTCGGTCGCGCTCGCGCGCGCGAGATCCTGGAGTCGTCGTTCGCCCAGTTCCAGGCCGACCGTGCGGTCGTCGGGCTCGCCCGCCAGGTCAAGGAGCAGGAGGAGTCGCTCGCCGGCTACGCCGAGGCGATGACCTGCGATCGAGGCGATTTCGTCGAGTACGGCTCGATCCGCCGCGAGCTCACCGACCTCGAGCGGCTCAACCGCAAGGACGCCAACGCGTCGAGGGCGACGCGGGATACCCGGCAGAAGCAGCTGGCCTCGCTGCGCAAGCGGATGCAGCGTCACCCCTGTCACCAATGCCCGGAGCGCGAGAGCCACGCGCGCTGGGCCGAGCGCTACTTCTCTCTGAAGCGTACGACCGACGGCACGCGCCGTCAGATCGAGAGCCGCACGGGCACGGTGGCGCGGATCTTCGACCGCGTCGTCGACGTGCTCAGCGAACTGGACTACGTGCGGCTGGACGACGAGGGCGTGACCGCGCTCACGCCGTCCGGGCGCACGATGCGCCGCATCTACGGCGAGCGCGACCTGCTCGTCGCCGAGTCGCTGCGGCAGGGGCTGTGGGAAGGACTGGATCCCGCCTCCCTCGCTGCGCTGGCCTGCTGTCTGGTCTATGAGCCGCGCAGGGACGAGTCGGGCGACGCGCGCCTGCCGCGCGGGGCGTTCCGCTCGGCGCTGGAGCGCACCCAGGCGCTCTGGTCGCGGCTCGACGACCTCGAGCGCGACCACCGGCTGCCCGGCTCCGAGCCGGTCGCCGTCGGCCTCGCCGAGTCGATGCACTCCTGGGCTCGCGGCATCGCGCTCGAGCGGGTGCTCATCGAGGCCGACATGGCCGCCGGCGACTTCGTGCGGTGGGCCAAGCAGACCATCGACCTCCTCGACCAGCTGTCCATCGTCGCGGACGGCCCGCTCGCCGCGACCGCGCGCACCGCCCTGGACTCGGTGCGTCGCGGCATCGTCTCCTACTCGAGCGTGTGATGGGCGGATCGGTGAGCGCGCGGAGCGAGACGACGCGGGCACAGAGAGAGGGTGCGCCGAGGCCGCCGCTGCCGCTCTGGGCCGCGGTCCTCGCGTCCGCGGTCGCCGGTCCCGTGCTCGACCTGGCCTACCCGTCCGTGGGCTGGTGGCCGCTCGCGTTCGTGGGCGTCGGGCTCGCGCTGCTCGCGCTGATCGGGCGGAGCCTCGGCGGGTCGCTGCTGGCCGGCTTCGTGTTCGGCGCCTCGTTCTACCTCGTGCACATCGAGTGGATCACCCGCTATCTCGGCGTGGTCCCGTGGTTCGCCCTCGCCGGCCTCGAGACGCTGTTCATCGCCGTCGGGTCGCTGCCGATCACGCTCGCGTACCGGTGGCTGCCCCGGGTGCTGCCCGGTCTCTGGTTCCGGATGCTGCTGCTGCCCGCCCTTGTCGCCGGACTGTGGACGATGCGCGAGCTCTTCATGGGCTCCTGGCCGTACACCGGCTTCCCGTGGGCGCGGATCGGCATGAGCCAGTCGCAGAGTCCGCTCGCGCACGTGGCGTCGTGGCTCGGCGTGGCCGGGCTGACCTTCCTGATGGTGTTCTTCTGCGCCGTGCTGATCGAGTGGGTGCGCTCCGGCGCGGTCCGCGATGTGCGCACGGCCGTCCCGGCGGCCGTCGTCGCCGTCGTGCTGCTGCTCACGCCCGCGTTCCCCACGACGCCTGCGGGCACCCTCCGGGTCGGCAGCGCGCAGGGCAACGGCCCGTCAGGGTACTTCGACGAGCGCGGCCGCAACGACGTGCTGAACGCGCAGCTTGCGGCATCCGCGCCGCTCTTCGGCGAGGACGTGGACGTGCTGCTCTGGCCGGAAGGCGGCATCGACTCCGACCCGCTGTCGAACCCGTCGACGGCCGCGACCCTCGACGCGCTGTCGGCGCAGGTCGACGCGCCGCTCATCGTGAACGCGGCGACCGAGCGCGGCGAGGACGTGTTCAACACGTCGATGCTCTGGGTCGCGGGCGAGGGGGCGGTGCAGCTGCACGACAAGACCCACCCCGTGCCGATGGGGGAGTATGTGCCCGACCGCTGGTTCTACGAGAAGATCGTCCCCGACCTGATCGGACTCATCCAGCGCGAGTACACGCCCGGCACCAACCCGCCGTTCTTCGACCTCGACGGCGTGGGCGTCGGCCTCGCCATCTGCTTCGACGTGATCTACGACGACGTGATCTGGACGGGCGCGCGCGACGGCGCTCAGGTCTACATGCTTCAGACCAACAACGCCGACTTCCGCGACACCGACGAGAACCTCCAGCAGCTCGCGTTCGCGCGCATGCGCGCCATCGAGACCGGCCGCTCCGT harbors:
- a CDS encoding DEAD/DEAH box helicase; protein product: MTDPSPAERYARAQDARSHPVSAAFAAAQAFDLDPFQIAGCHALEEGRSVLVAAPTGAGKTIVGEFAIHLAMQQPGEKAFYTTPMKALSNQKFRELQEVYGADEVGLLTGDTNINGNARIVVMTTEVLRNMLYADSGALRGLRFVVMDEVHYLADRFRGAVWEEVIIHLPPSVRLVSLSATVSNAEEFGDWLDTVRGDTEVIVSEIRPVPLEQHVLVRGDLLPLFDDRAGIATAQVNQELMRIRSVKGPNFENNRRAQEYRSKGGDARRRPHKGGTRPVRSANVQRIERLDRPDVVQLLDRATLLPAIFFIFSRVGCDAAVQQVRRSGLRLTTPEERAEIRAVVDERVRTMLDEDLAVLGYFEWLDNLERGIAAHHAGLLPAFKEVVEELFRRKLVKVVFATETLALGINMPARTVVLEKLEKFNGEARVAITSGEYTQITGRAGRRGIDVEGHAVIQWTEGLDPQQVAALASRRTYPLNSSFRPTYNMAVNLIDQFGRARAREILESSFAQFQADRAVVGLARQVKEQEESLAGYAEAMTCDRGDFVEYGSIRRELTDLERLNRKDANASRATRDTRQKQLASLRKRMQRHPCHQCPERESHARWAERYFSLKRTTDGTRRQIESRTGTVARIFDRVVDVLSELDYVRLDDEGVTALTPSGRTMRRIYGERDLLVAESLRQGLWEGLDPASLAALACCLVYEPRRDESGDARLPRGAFRSALERTQALWSRLDDLERDHRLPGSEPVAVGLAESMHSWARGIALERVLIEADMAAGDFVRWAKQTIDLLDQLSIVADGPLAATARTALDSVRRGIVSYSSV
- the lnt gene encoding apolipoprotein N-acyltransferase; the encoded protein is MGGSVSARSETTRAQREGAPRPPLPLWAAVLASAVAGPVLDLAYPSVGWWPLAFVGVGLALLALIGRSLGGSLLAGFVFGASFYLVHIEWITRYLGVVPWFALAGLETLFIAVGSLPITLAYRWLPRVLPGLWFRMLLLPALVAGLWTMRELFMGSWPYTGFPWARIGMSQSQSPLAHVASWLGVAGLTFLMVFFCAVLIEWVRSGAVRDVRTAVPAAVVAVVLLLTPAFPTTPAGTLRVGSAQGNGPSGYFDERGRNDVLNAQLAASAPLFGEDVDVLLWPEGGIDSDPLSNPSTAATLDALSAQVDAPLIVNAATERGEDVFNTSMLWVAGEGAVQLHDKTHPVPMGEYVPDRWFYEKIVPDLIGLIQREYTPGTNPPFFDLDGVGVGLAICFDVIYDDVIWTGARDGAQVYMLQTNNADFRDTDENLQQLAFARMRAIETGRSVVNLSTVGTSQVIAPDGTTIDGLDADVAGHMLTDVPLRTGLTGAVVIGPAVQLVLGWGSLVGLILLGFFALRKVRR